In Rhizobium sp. WSM4643, the following are encoded in one genomic region:
- the nusB gene encoding transcription antitermination factor NusB, whose product MNDDKTERPVKTANQRGAARLAAVQALYQMDVGGTGVLEIVAEYEAHRLGQEIDGATYLKADAAWFRSIVSGVVRDQVRLDPLIAAALQDDWALSRLDSTVRAILRAGVFEITDRKDVPVAVIVTEYVEIAQAFFDDDEPKLVNAVLDRIAKQVRGEAKK is encoded by the coding sequence ATGAACGACGACAAGACGGAACGGCCGGTCAAGACTGCGAACCAGCGGGGCGCTGCCCGTCTTGCTGCCGTTCAGGCCCTGTATCAGATGGATGTCGGCGGTACCGGCGTTCTGGAGATCGTGGCTGAATACGAGGCGCATCGGCTTGGTCAGGAAATCGATGGCGCGACCTATCTGAAGGCCGATGCCGCCTGGTTCCGTTCCATCGTCTCCGGTGTCGTGCGCGATCAGGTTCGTCTCGATCCGCTGATTGCCGCAGCCCTGCAGGATGATTGGGCCTTGTCACGCCTCGACAGCACCGTGCGCGCCATCCTGCGTGCCGGCGTCTTCGAGATCACCGACCGCAAGGACGTTCCGGTGGCGGTCATCGTCACCGAATATGTCGAGATTGCCCAGGCCTTCTTCGATGACGATGAGCCGAAGCTCGTCAACGCCGTGCTCGACCGCATCGCAAAGCAGGTCCGCGGCGAGGCGAAGAAATAA
- a CDS encoding sodium-translocating pyrophosphatase, whose protein sequence is MTILLCVIACGLLSVVYAAWATRSVLAADQGNSRMQEIAGYIREGAQAYLTRQYRTIAIVGVVVFILAWLLLSAEAAIGFLIGALLSGAAGFIGMHVSVRANVRTAQAASVSLSAGLDIAFKSGAITGMLVAGLALLGVSIYYTVLTVGLGHESGSREVIDALVALGFGASLISIFARLGGGIFTKGADVGGDLVGKVEAGIPEDDPRNPATIADNVGDNVGDCAGMAADLFETYAVSVVATMVLASIFFAGAPILQSAMVYPLAICGACIITSIIGTFFVKLGANGSIMGALYKGLIVTGLLSIVGLGAATSLTIGWGSIGSVGGADISGAHLFFCGIIGLVVTALIVVITEYYTGTGKRPVVSIAQASVTGHGTNVIQGLAVSLESTALPAIVIVGGILATYQFGGLFGTGIAVTAMLGIAGMIVALDAFGPVTDNAGGIAEMAHLPPEVRKSTDALDAVGNTTKAVTKGYAIGSAGLGALVLFAAYSYDLKYFAANGDKFPYFAGIGEISFDLSNPYVVAGLIFGGLIPYLFGGIAMTAVGRAAGAIVEEVRRQFKEKPGIMQGTEKPDYGRAVDLLTKAAIREMIVPSLLPVLAPIVVYFGVLLISGSKASAFAALGASLLGVIINGLFVAISMTSGGGAWDNAKKSFEDGFVDKDGLRHMKGSDAHKASVTGDTVGDPYKDTAGPAVNPAIKITNIVALLLLAVLAG, encoded by the coding sequence ATGACGATTCTTTTATGCGTAATCGCATGCGGTCTGCTCTCGGTGGTTTATGCCGCCTGGGCAACCCGGTCGGTGCTTGCTGCCGATCAGGGCAATAGCCGCATGCAGGAGATCGCGGGCTATATCCGCGAAGGCGCTCAAGCCTATCTGACGCGCCAGTACAGAACCATTGCCATTGTCGGCGTTGTCGTTTTCATCTTAGCCTGGCTGCTTCTTTCCGCCGAGGCCGCGATCGGCTTCCTGATCGGTGCCCTGCTTTCCGGTGCTGCCGGTTTCATCGGCATGCACGTCTCCGTCCGCGCCAATGTGCGCACCGCCCAGGCGGCTTCCGTCAGCCTTTCCGCCGGCCTTGACATCGCCTTCAAGTCGGGTGCGATCACCGGCATGCTGGTGGCCGGCTTGGCGCTGCTCGGCGTCTCCATCTACTATACGGTATTGACCGTCGGGCTCGGCCATGAGAGCGGCTCGCGCGAAGTCATCGATGCGCTGGTGGCGCTCGGCTTCGGCGCTTCGCTGATTTCGATCTTCGCCCGTCTCGGCGGCGGCATCTTCACCAAGGGCGCCGATGTCGGCGGCGATCTCGTCGGCAAGGTGGAAGCCGGCATTCCCGAAGACGATCCGCGCAACCCCGCAACCATCGCCGATAACGTCGGCGACAACGTCGGCGACTGTGCCGGCATGGCCGCCGACCTTTTCGAGACCTATGCGGTTTCGGTCGTCGCCACCATGGTTCTCGCCTCGATCTTTTTTGCCGGCGCGCCGATCCTCCAGTCTGCGATGGTCTATCCGCTGGCGATCTGCGGTGCCTGCATCATCACCTCGATCATCGGCACCTTCTTCGTCAAGCTTGGCGCGAACGGCTCGATCATGGGCGCTCTCTACAAAGGCCTCATCGTCACCGGACTGCTGTCGATCGTCGGCCTTGGCGCTGCTACCTCGCTCACCATCGGCTGGGGATCGATCGGCTCTGTCGGAGGCGCCGATATATCAGGCGCGCACCTCTTCTTCTGCGGCATCATCGGCCTCGTCGTCACCGCGCTGATCGTGGTGATCACTGAATATTATACCGGCACAGGCAAGCGCCCGGTCGTCTCGATCGCCCAGGCATCGGTCACCGGTCATGGCACCAATGTCATCCAGGGTCTCGCCGTCTCGCTGGAATCGACGGCACTGCCGGCGATTGTCATCGTTGGTGGCATTCTCGCCACCTACCAGTTCGGCGGCCTGTTCGGCACCGGCATTGCGGTCACGGCGATGCTCGGCATCGCCGGAATGATCGTCGCGCTCGACGCGTTCGGACCCGTGACGGACAATGCCGGCGGTATCGCTGAAATGGCGCACCTGCCGCCGGAGGTGCGCAAATCCACCGATGCGCTCGATGCCGTCGGCAACACGACCAAGGCCGTCACCAAGGGATATGCCATCGGTTCCGCCGGTCTCGGCGCACTGGTTCTCTTTGCAGCCTACTCCTACGACCTCAAATATTTTGCGGCGAATGGCGACAAGTTCCCTTATTTTGCCGGCATCGGCGAAATTTCCTTCGATCTTTCCAACCCTTACGTGGTGGCTGGATTGATTTTCGGAGGTCTCATTCCCTACCTCTTCGGCGGCATCGCCATGACCGCCGTCGGCCGGGCGGCCGGCGCGATCGTCGAGGAAGTACGTCGTCAGTTCAAGGAAAAACCCGGCATCATGCAGGGCACGGAAAAGCCGGATTACGGCAGGGCGGTCGACCTTCTGACCAAGGCCGCCATCCGCGAGATGATCGTGCCGTCGCTGTTGCCGGTGCTGGCGCCTATCGTCGTCTATTTCGGCGTGCTGCTCATCTCCGGCTCCAAGGCCTCCGCCTTTGCCGCCCTCGGCGCATCGCTGCTCGGCGTCATCATCAACGGCCTCTTCGTCGCCATCTCGATGACCTCGGGCGGCGGTGCCTGGGACAACGCCAAGAAGAGCTTCGAGGACGGTTTCGTCGACAAGGACGGCTTGCGCCACATGAAGGGTTCGGATGCGCACAAGGCTTCCGTCACGGGCGATACAGTCGGCGATCCCTACAAGGATACTGCCGGCCCGGCCGTCAACCCGGCGATCAAGATCACCAACATCGTCGCGCTGCTGCTGCTCGCCGTTCTCGCCGGATGA
- a CDS encoding outer membrane protein assembly factor BamE, which yields MSLNKRYFKSDVKFFSSAAIAFIIASTSALSGCQTSTVLNGGYVADQQSLNLVPEGSSREQVLLSLGTPSTTATFDGEVFYYISQRRTRAVAFQKLKVVDQSVLAIYFDKDGVVSRRANYTLQDGKVFDTIGRVTPTGGKELTFLQQMLSGGSAASAARSLFGGGAGGTPQNPSSLR from the coding sequence ATGTCGTTGAATAAACGGTATTTCAAGTCTGACGTGAAATTCTTCAGCAGTGCGGCCATTGCCTTCATAATCGCCTCCACATCAGCTCTTTCCGGTTGCCAGACCAGCACCGTGCTCAATGGCGGCTACGTCGCCGACCAGCAGTCGCTGAACCTCGTTCCGGAAGGCTCCAGCCGCGAGCAGGTGCTGCTTTCGCTCGGCACCCCGTCGACGACGGCAACATTCGATGGCGAAGTCTTCTATTACATCTCGCAGCGGCGCACGCGTGCCGTCGCCTTCCAGAAACTGAAGGTCGTCGATCAGAGCGTTCTGGCCATCTATTTCGACAAGGACGGCGTCGTCAGCCGCCGCGCCAACTATACACTGCAGGACGGCAAGGTGTTCGACACGATCGGGCGGGTCACACCGACCGGCGGCAAGGAACTCACCTTCCTGCAGCAGATGCTTTCCGGCGGCAGCGCCGCGAGTGCTGCCCGCAGCCTGTTCGGCGGTGGTGCCGGCGGCACGCCGCAGAACCCAAGCAGCCTGCGCTGA
- a CDS encoding ubiquinol-cytochrome C chaperone family protein, giving the protein MIGIAIRACFGKPAFEIMQQGQAPAGMKNEAFPEKTMIFGLFRKKNNNQAIVDRQYAALAAAARMPELYERLNVPDTVMGRFEMLSIAMILFFRRTRASTTSGQEIAQEIVDAFFQDIDYSIRELGIGDNSVPKRMKKLAGMFYGRLEAYSKAMDTGDAEALALALQRNIYPETSAPADMSGLAGWMMAAESHLSAVPEEVIATGSATLPPVAHPPVT; this is encoded by the coding sequence ATGATCGGCATTGCAATTCGCGCCTGCTTCGGTAAACCAGCTTTCGAAATCATGCAACAAGGCCAGGCGCCAGCCGGCATGAAGAATGAGGCATTTCCGGAAAAAACAATGATCTTCGGGCTCTTCCGCAAGAAAAACAACAACCAGGCGATCGTCGATCGGCAATATGCGGCGTTAGCGGCGGCTGCGCGCATGCCGGAACTCTACGAGCGGCTCAATGTGCCGGATACGGTCATGGGCCGTTTCGAGATGCTGTCGATAGCCATGATTCTGTTTTTTCGCCGCACACGTGCTTCGACCACCAGCGGCCAGGAGATCGCCCAGGAGATCGTCGATGCTTTCTTCCAGGATATCGACTATTCGATCCGCGAACTCGGCATCGGCGACAACAGCGTGCCCAAGCGCATGAAGAAGCTCGCCGGTATGTTTTACGGCCGGCTTGAAGCCTATTCGAAGGCGATGGACACAGGCGATGCCGAAGCGCTCGCTCTCGCTCTTCAGCGCAATATCTACCCCGAAACCTCGGCGCCTGCAGATATGTCCGGCCTCGCCGGATGGATGATGGCCGCAGAATCGCATCTGTCTGCCGTCCCCGAAGAGGTGATCGCTACCGGTTCGGCGACGCTCCCGCCGGTCGCCCACCCACCGGTCACCTGA
- a CDS encoding YceD family protein: MKNDRDGVPFSYYVKVGHISANPVEVHVEADTSELKALAETWNVVSVDDLRADLQIARWKRDGVRIKGRVQAKIVQSCVVTLEPVESAIDESFEQIFVPEGSKLARQAGNDAGEMLLDPDGPDLPETFVGDTIDAGEVVAEFAALAIDPYPRKQGIEFAGHVEDSGEDDKKPSAFAALKDWKKD; the protein is encoded by the coding sequence ATGAAGAACGATCGGGACGGTGTTCCCTTCTCCTATTACGTCAAGGTCGGCCACATCTCGGCCAACCCCGTCGAGGTTCATGTGGAGGCCGACACCAGCGAACTGAAGGCGCTTGCCGAGACCTGGAACGTCGTCTCCGTGGATGATTTGCGCGCCGATCTGCAGATTGCCCGCTGGAAGCGCGACGGCGTGCGCATCAAGGGCCGCGTGCAGGCGAAGATCGTCCAGTCCTGCGTCGTGACGCTGGAACCGGTCGAATCAGCCATCGACGAGAGCTTCGAGCAGATCTTCGTGCCGGAGGGCTCCAAGCTTGCCCGCCAGGCGGGTAACGACGCCGGCGAGATGCTGCTTGATCCGGATGGTCCCGATCTGCCCGAGACCTTCGTCGGCGATACGATCGACGCCGGCGAGGTGGTTGCCGAATTCGCCGCTCTCGCAATCGATCCCTATCCGCGCAAGCAGGGCATCGAATTCGCCGGCCATGTCGAGGACAGCGGCGAGGACGACAAAAAGCCCTCCGCTTTCGCAGCCCTCAAGGACTGGAAAAAGGACTGA
- the plsX gene encoding phosphate acyltransferase PlsX yields MIRISLDLMGGDFGPQVVIPGAAKALDRHPDMSFVLYGLKEQCDPVLAKFPKLKEKSLFHDCELAVAMDEKPSQALRRGRYISTMWRSIEAVKTGDADVAVSAGNTGALMAMAKFCLRTMANIERPAIAAIWPTLKGESIVLDVGATIGADAQQLMDFALMGGAMARALFEVERPTVGLLNVGVEEMKGQEEVKEAGRLLREANIDSLEYSGFVEGNDLGKGTVDVVVTEGFSGNIALKTAEGTAKQIGEYLRAAMSRTLLARIGYLFAKSAFDMLREKLDPSKVNGGVFLGLNGIVIKSHGGANAEGIAAAIEVGYDMAKNGLNQKIENDLKKYHAKRLPPMGPEAA; encoded by the coding sequence GTGATCAGAATATCTCTCGACCTCATGGGTGGCGACTTTGGTCCCCAGGTTGTCATCCCCGGGGCCGCCAAGGCGCTGGATCGGCATCCTGATATGTCCTTCGTTCTCTATGGTCTCAAGGAACAGTGCGATCCGGTTCTCGCCAAGTTTCCGAAGCTCAAGGAAAAGTCGCTCTTTCACGACTGCGAGCTTGCCGTCGCCATGGATGAGAAGCCGAGCCAGGCGCTGCGCCGTGGCCGTTATATCTCCACCATGTGGCGTTCGATCGAGGCGGTGAAGACGGGTGACGCCGATGTCGCCGTCTCGGCAGGCAATACCGGGGCGCTGATGGCAATGGCGAAGTTCTGTCTGCGCACCATGGCCAATATCGAGCGTCCGGCGATTGCTGCGATCTGGCCGACGCTGAAGGGTGAGAGCATCGTGCTCGATGTCGGTGCAACGATCGGCGCCGATGCACAGCAGCTGATGGATTTTGCCCTGATGGGCGGCGCCATGGCGCGCGCGCTTTTCGAGGTCGAACGTCCGACGGTCGGCCTTCTGAACGTCGGCGTCGAGGAGATGAAAGGCCAGGAGGAAGTCAAGGAGGCCGGCCGGCTGTTGCGCGAGGCGAACATCGATTCGCTCGAATATTCCGGCTTCGTCGAGGGCAACGACCTTGGCAAGGGCACGGTCGACGTCGTCGTCACCGAAGGGTTTTCCGGCAATATCGCCCTCAAGACGGCCGAAGGCACCGCCAAGCAGATCGGCGAATATCTGCGTGCCGCCATGTCGCGCACGCTGCTGGCCCGCATCGGCTATCTCTTTGCCAAAAGCGCCTTTGATATGCTTCGCGAGAAGCTCGATCCGAGCAAGGTCAATGGCGGCGTGTTTCTCGGCCTGAACGGCATCGTCATCAAGAGCCATGGCGGGGCGAATGCCGAAGGCATCGCAGCCGCCATCGAAGTCGGCTACGACATGGCCAAGAACGGCCTCAATCAGAAAATAGAAAACGATCTTAAGAAATACCATGCCAAGCGGCTGCCCCCGATGGGCCCGGAAGCGGCATGA
- a CDS encoding beta-ketoacyl-ACP synthase III — MIRSVVRGFGAALPKRVMTNRDMEAIVDTSDEWIVQRTGIRQRYVAGDDETTASLGEAAARAALANGGLTPADIDLVICATSTPDNTFPATSVNIQNRLGMSHGFAFDVQAVCTGFVYAVTTADAYIRGGLAKRVLVIGAETFSRILDWNDRTTCVLFGDGAGAIILEATEGEGTVADRGVLTAHLRSDGSHKEKLYVDGGPSTTGTVGKLRMEGREVFKYAVGMITDVIQAAFDATGTTADDLDWLVPHQANRRIIDGSAKKLNIDAAKVVITVDLHGNTSAASIPLALATAAGDGRIKKGDLVMLEAMGGGFTWGAVLLRW; from the coding sequence ATGATCCGTTCAGTGGTTCGCGGGTTCGGAGCCGCACTTCCGAAGCGCGTGATGACCAATCGTGACATGGAGGCCATCGTCGACACATCAGACGAATGGATTGTCCAGCGCACCGGCATCCGCCAGCGTTATGTCGCCGGCGATGACGAAACGACGGCGTCGCTGGGCGAGGCCGCCGCACGCGCAGCCCTTGCCAATGGCGGCCTGACGCCTGCCGATATCGATCTTGTCATCTGTGCCACCTCGACGCCGGATAACACCTTTCCGGCAACGTCGGTCAACATCCAGAACCGCCTCGGCATGAGCCACGGCTTCGCCTTCGACGTCCAGGCCGTCTGCACCGGTTTCGTCTACGCGGTGACGACCGCCGATGCCTATATCCGTGGCGGGCTTGCCAAGCGCGTTCTCGTCATCGGCGCCGAAACTTTTTCGCGCATTCTCGACTGGAACGACCGCACCACCTGCGTGCTTTTCGGCGACGGCGCCGGCGCGATCATACTCGAAGCGACCGAAGGCGAGGGCACAGTTGCCGATCGCGGTGTGCTGACCGCGCATCTGCGCTCCGACGGCTCGCACAAGGAAAAGCTCTATGTCGATGGCGGACCGTCGACGACGGGCACTGTCGGAAAGCTGCGCATGGAAGGCCGCGAGGTCTTCAAATACGCCGTGGGCATGATCACCGATGTCATTCAGGCGGCTTTCGATGCGACCGGGACCACCGCCGATGATCTCGACTGGTTGGTACCGCATCAGGCCAATCGCCGCATCATCGACGGTTCGGCGAAAAAGCTGAACATCGATGCGGCGAAGGTCGTCATCACCGTCGACCTGCACGGCAATACGTCGGCCGCCTCGATCCCGCTGGCACTTGCCACCGCTGCCGGCGACGGCCGCATCAAGAAGGGCGACCTGGTGATGCTCGAAGCGATGGGCGGCGGTTTTACCTGGGGTGCGGTTCTGCTGCGCTGGTAG
- a CDS encoding integration host factor subunit alpha: MTGKTVTRADLAESVFRKVGLSRTESAELVETVIDEICNAIVRGETVKLSSFATFQVRDKNERIGRNPKTGEEVPISPRRVMTFKASNVLKTRILKAHVARKIKLKPLNPSP; the protein is encoded by the coding sequence ATGACCGGAAAAACAGTGACGCGAGCAGACCTGGCGGAATCCGTTTTCCGAAAGGTTGGGCTGTCCCGGACCGAATCTGCCGAACTGGTCGAAACTGTCATCGACGAGATCTGCAACGCGATCGTGCGTGGTGAAACCGTCAAGCTTTCCTCCTTCGCCACCTTCCAGGTGCGCGACAAGAATGAACGAATCGGCCGCAACCCTAAGACTGGCGAGGAGGTTCCGATTTCCCCCCGCCGGGTCATGACCTTCAAAGCGTCGAACGTGCTGAAGACGCGGATCCTCAAGGCGCATGTCGCTCGCAAGATCAAGCTGAAGCCGCTGAATCCGTCTCCTTGA
- a CDS encoding MerR family transcriptional regulator, whose product MTLDKSPDAFRTISEVADDLDLPQHVLRFWETRFPQIKPMKRGGGRRYYRPEDVDLLKGIRHLLYDHGYTIKGVQKLLKTNGNKFVISVGHGDLASVEALASGVQEVGAGEPRVGMADEDQIVGRAKPPITRRFFNFVAGDDEQEVSIGKSSVGKEDRALLQEALYDLLECKRLLDQVR is encoded by the coding sequence ATGACGTTGGACAAGAGCCCCGATGCCTTTCGCACCATCAGCGAAGTCGCAGACGATCTTGATCTGCCGCAGCATGTGCTGCGCTTCTGGGAGACGCGTTTTCCCCAGATAAAGCCGATGAAGCGCGGCGGCGGCCGTCGCTACTACCGGCCGGAGGATGTGGATCTCCTCAAGGGCATCCGGCATCTGCTCTATGATCACGGCTATACGATCAAGGGTGTGCAGAAGCTTCTGAAGACCAACGGCAACAAGTTTGTCATATCAGTCGGCCACGGCGATCTCGCCAGCGTCGAGGCGCTTGCGTCGGGCGTGCAGGAGGTGGGTGCCGGGGAACCGCGCGTCGGCATGGCTGATGAAGACCAGATTGTCGGCCGCGCCAAACCGCCGATCACCCGCAGGTTCTTCAACTTCGTCGCTGGAGACGACGAGCAGGAAGTCTCGATCGGCAAATCGAGCGTTGGCAAGGAAGACCGAGCGCTGCTGCAGGAGGCGCTCTACGACCTTCTGGAATGCAAGCGTCTGCTTGATCAGGTGCGTTGA
- a CDS encoding response regulator, translating to MKDIFIVEDDTLIAMLLEDMLADLGYRVCASAPDLERALATARDTEFDAAILDVSLAGQSSLPVAKLLDERGKPYLYATGYGAPPDGSGPSMLPVLQKPFQLSELEQAMKRLTET from the coding sequence ATGAAAGACATATTCATCGTCGAAGACGACACGCTGATTGCCATGCTGCTTGAGGACATGCTCGCCGATTTGGGTTACCGGGTCTGCGCAAGCGCGCCCGATCTGGAACGGGCGCTTGCAACCGCCAGGGATACGGAGTTCGACGCTGCCATCCTCGACGTCTCGCTTGCCGGGCAGAGCTCGCTGCCGGTCGCAAAGCTGCTCGACGAACGCGGAAAACCCTATCTCTATGCAACGGGATATGGCGCGCCGCCTGATGGCAGCGGCCCAAGCATGCTGCCCGTGCTGCAAAAACCCTTCCAGCTCAGCGAACTCGAACAGGCGATGAAGCGGCTTACTGAAACTTGA